The Thermococcus thermotolerans genome contains a region encoding:
- the gcvT gene encoding glycine cleavage system aminomethyltransferase GcvT, with amino-acid sequence MVKRVHIFDWHKENAKKVEVFAGWEMPIWYSSIKEEHLAVRNGVAIFDVSHMGEFIFRGKDALEFLQYVTTNDISRPPAISGTYTLVLNERGAVKDETLVFNMGNDTYMMVCDSDAFEKLDAWFNTIKRGIEKFGQLDLEIENKTYDMAMFSIQGPRARDLAKDLFGIDINELWWFQAKEVELDGIKMLLSRSGYTGENGFEVYFEDANPYHPDESKRGKPEKALHVWKTILEAGEKYGIKPAGLGARDTLRLEAGYTLYGNETKELQLLSTDIDEVTPLQANLDFAIFWDKEFIGKEALLKQKERGLGRKMVHFKMVDRGIPREGYRVLANGEVIGEVTSGTSSPLLGIGIGIAFVKEEYAKPGVELEIEIRGKPKKAVTVAPPFYDPKKYGAFRED; translated from the coding sequence ATGGTCAAGAGGGTTCACATCTTTGACTGGCACAAGGAAAACGCGAAGAAGGTTGAAGTTTTTGCCGGCTGGGAGATGCCCATCTGGTACTCCAGCATAAAGGAGGAGCACTTAGCCGTAAGGAACGGCGTGGCAATCTTCGACGTCTCCCACATGGGAGAGTTCATTTTCCGCGGTAAAGATGCCCTGGAGTTCCTTCAGTATGTGACCACCAACGACATAAGCAGACCCCCTGCGATAAGCGGAACTTACACCCTCGTCCTCAACGAGCGCGGAGCGGTAAAGGACGAGACCCTCGTCTTCAACATGGGGAACGACACATACATGATGGTCTGTGATTCAGATGCCTTCGAGAAGCTTGACGCCTGGTTTAACACCATAAAGAGAGGAATCGAGAAATTCGGCCAGCTCGACCTCGAAATCGAGAACAAGACCTATGACATGGCCATGTTCTCAATCCAGGGCCCGAGGGCGAGGGATCTGGCGAAAGACCTCTTCGGCATTGACATCAACGAGCTCTGGTGGTTCCAGGCAAAGGAGGTCGAGCTCGACGGGATAAAGATGCTCCTCTCAAGGAGCGGCTACACCGGCGAGAACGGTTTTGAGGTCTACTTCGAGGACGCCAACCCATACCACCCTGACGAGAGCAAGCGCGGAAAGCCGGAGAAGGCTTTACACGTCTGGAAGACCATCCTTGAGGCCGGTGAGAAGTACGGCATAAAGCCGGCCGGACTGGGGGCGAGGGATACTCTCAGGCTTGAAGCCGGCTACACCCTCTACGGCAACGAGACCAAGGAGCTCCAGCTCCTCAGCACGGACATCGACGAGGTTACCCCCCTCCAGGCCAACCTCGACTTCGCCATCTTCTGGGACAAGGAGTTCATTGGCAAGGAGGCGCTCCTCAAGCAGAAGGAGCGCGGTCTGGGAAGGAAGATGGTGCACTTCAAAATGGTGGACAGGGGCATCCCGAGGGAGGGCTACAGGGTCCTGGCCAACGGAGAGGTCATAGGTGAGGTCACCAGCGGAACCAGCTCCCCACTCCTCGGCATAGGGATAGGCATCGCTTTCGTCAAGGAGGAGTACGCCAAGCCGGGCGTTGAGCTGGAGATAGAGATAAGGGGCAAACCCAAGAAGGCCGTAACCGTTGCTCCGCCCTTCTATGACCCGAAGAAGTACGGGGCCTTCAGGGAGGACTAA
- a CDS encoding DMT family transporter, with protein sequence MSRKHAVGAVLLWSTVASAFKLSLRYMSPLQLLFYASLTSLVLFGVLYAREFTPRKENLRSAYLGLINPLLYYTVLFSAYDRLPAQEAQALNYTWPLMLVLLSIPLLGKRPSARTVLGLFLGFFGAIVVATKGDVAGLNFTDPVGVALGLGSALIWASYWLLNLRDKRPLVEKMFWNFLFGFIYISAAMAATGGLAVPPAEGLAGAIYVGLFEMGVTFLLWYRAVEGDMAFASSLAYLVPFMSLFFISLVVGESIAPATVVGLAMIVTGIIIGKR encoded by the coding sequence ATGTCCCGCAAGCACGCCGTCGGTGCAGTTCTCCTGTGGTCAACGGTTGCAAGTGCCTTCAAACTCTCGCTCCGCTACATGAGTCCTCTCCAGCTCCTTTTCTACGCGTCCCTAACCTCGCTCGTGCTCTTTGGAGTCCTCTACGCGAGAGAATTCACCCCCAGAAAGGAAAACCTCCGCTCGGCCTACCTCGGCCTTATAAACCCCCTCCTCTACTACACCGTCCTCTTCTCGGCCTACGACAGACTGCCTGCCCAGGAGGCGCAGGCGCTCAACTACACCTGGCCGCTGATGCTCGTCCTCCTCTCTATTCCCCTCCTTGGAAAGAGACCCAGTGCGAGAACTGTGCTTGGCTTGTTCCTCGGATTCTTCGGAGCGATTGTTGTTGCCACGAAAGGGGACGTTGCTGGTTTGAACTTCACCGACCCAGTGGGCGTTGCCCTCGGCCTGGGAAGCGCACTCATCTGGGCGAGCTACTGGCTTCTCAATCTGCGCGATAAGCGACCACTCGTCGAAAAGATGTTCTGGAACTTCCTCTTCGGCTTTATCTATATCTCCGCAGCGATGGCCGCAACGGGTGGGCTCGCCGTTCCTCCCGCTGAAGGGCTCGCCGGAGCGATCTACGTCGGCCTGTTCGAGATGGGAGTTACCTTCCTTCTCTGGTACCGGGCCGTTGAGGGCGATATGGCGTTTGCATCAAGCCTTGCCTACCTGGTGCCCTTCATGAGCCTGTTCTTCATCTCCCTCGTCGTCGGGGAGAGCATCGCCCCGGCAACGGTGGTGGGGCTGGCGATGATAGTGACCGGTATAATCATCGGGAAGAGATAG
- the glpK gene encoding glycerol kinase GlpK, translated as MDGNRFILSLDEGTTSARAIVFDREGNVRGIGQYEFPQHYPRPGWVEHRPDEIWDAQFRAIKTALERAKIGPEQIAAIGVTNQRETTIVWDRSGKPLYNAIVWQCRRTAKMVEEIKREYGNVIKEKTGLVPDAYFSASKLKWLLDNVPGLREKAERDEVLFGTVDTFLIYRLTGEHITDYSNASRTMLFNIKKLDWDDELLEIFGIPEGILPEVRESSEVYGYTKRELLGAEIPVSGDAGDQQAALFGQAAFEAGMVKATYGTGNFILANTGKTVRYSDNLLTTIAWGLNGKVTYALEGSVFVTGAAVQWLRDGIRIIKSAGETEELARKLESNEGVYFVPAFVGLGAPYWDQFARGLIIGITRGTGREHLARATLEAIAYLTRDVIEEMQRLVGIKELRVDGGATANDFLMEFQADILGKPVVRPVVKETTALGAAYLAGLAVDYWDGLDEIKELWKAERVFEPKMDVETRERLYRGWKEAVKRALEWAKVTGT; from the coding sequence ATGGACGGGAACAGGTTCATTCTCTCCCTCGACGAGGGAACGACCTCGGCAAGGGCAATAGTTTTTGACAGGGAGGGCAACGTCAGAGGAATAGGGCAGTACGAGTTTCCACAGCACTACCCGAGGCCCGGCTGGGTCGAGCACAGGCCGGACGAAATATGGGACGCCCAGTTCAGGGCGATAAAGACGGCCCTTGAGAGGGCCAAGATAGGGCCGGAGCAGATAGCGGCAATAGGCGTAACCAACCAGAGGGAGACGACGATAGTGTGGGACAGAAGCGGAAAGCCACTATACAACGCTATCGTCTGGCAGTGCAGGAGAACCGCCAAGATGGTGGAGGAGATAAAGAGGGAATACGGAAACGTAATCAAGGAGAAGACCGGCCTGGTTCCGGATGCATACTTTTCAGCCAGCAAGCTCAAATGGCTCCTCGACAACGTTCCTGGCCTAAGGGAAAAGGCCGAAAGGGACGAGGTGCTCTTCGGGACGGTGGACACCTTCCTCATCTACCGCCTCACGGGGGAGCACATAACCGACTACTCCAACGCCTCCAGAACGATGCTCTTCAACATAAAGAAACTCGACTGGGACGACGAGCTCCTCGAAATCTTCGGGATTCCTGAAGGGATTCTCCCGGAGGTCAGGGAGTCAAGCGAGGTGTACGGCTACACGAAAAGGGAACTTCTCGGTGCAGAGATACCGGTGAGTGGAGACGCCGGCGACCAGCAGGCGGCCCTGTTCGGGCAGGCGGCATTTGAGGCGGGAATGGTGAAGGCCACCTACGGAACCGGGAACTTCATTCTGGCAAACACCGGCAAAACCGTCCGCTATTCCGACAACCTCCTCACAACGATAGCATGGGGGCTCAACGGAAAGGTCACATACGCCCTTGAGGGGAGCGTCTTCGTAACCGGAGCCGCCGTCCAGTGGCTCCGCGATGGGATAAGGATCATAAAGAGCGCCGGGGAGACAGAGGAACTCGCAAGGAAGCTCGAAAGCAACGAGGGTGTTTACTTCGTCCCGGCCTTTGTTGGCCTCGGTGCGCCCTACTGGGATCAGTTCGCCAGGGGTCTGATAATCGGGATAACGCGCGGAACCGGGAGGGAGCACCTGGCAAGGGCGACGCTGGAGGCGATAGCTTACCTGACCCGGGACGTGATCGAAGAGATGCAGAGGCTGGTCGGAATCAAAGAGCTCCGCGTCGACGGTGGGGCCACCGCCAACGACTTCCTGATGGAGTTCCAGGCGGACATACTCGGAAAGCCCGTCGTAAGGCCCGTCGTTAAAGAGACGACTGCCCTCGGAGCGGCCTATTTAGCAGGCCTAGCCGTGGACTACTGGGATGGCCTGGACGAGATCAAAGAGCTCTGGAAGGCCGAGAGGGTCTTTGAACCGAAGATGGACGTGGAGACCAGAGAGAGGCTCTACCGCGGCTGGAAGGAGGCCGTGAAGAGGGCATTGGAGTGGGCAAAGGTCACCGGCACCTGA
- a CDS encoding universal stress protein, whose protein sequence is MFEKVLYPTDFSDVSLHALRTCIPRLISMGVKELYLIHVIDITIAEFEAFELEDIYREKLEDLAEELRAEGVNVNAVVRIGIPSIEIAEVAEEKSIDLVVIPSVGENIWRTMFMGSTASNLARATKRPVLLLKYQKKDDGFEPSVDCSTIFKRPLVALDFSKCSIKIVKTVREFEELIERGILLHSVDYGRIDELEHNIEVAKINLRKSAKGVKAQFDVEVLVGSASQAIIGTALAKNATLIVIGKKGRNFLKDLLLGSTAERVMRDSKAPVLLVPCD, encoded by the coding sequence ATGTTTGAGAAGGTTTTGTACCCGACCGACTTTTCGGACGTTTCCCTGCACGCCCTGCGCACCTGCATCCCGAGGCTCATCTCCATGGGGGTTAAGGAGCTCTACCTCATCCACGTCATTGACATAACCATAGCGGAGTTCGAGGCCTTTGAGCTTGAGGATATCTACCGCGAGAAGCTTGAGGATCTCGCGGAGGAGCTCCGGGCTGAGGGGGTAAATGTGAACGCGGTAGTCAGGATAGGTATTCCGTCGATAGAGATAGCCGAGGTGGCGGAGGAGAAAAGCATAGACCTCGTGGTTATCCCAAGCGTCGGTGAGAACATCTGGAGGACCATGTTCATGGGTAGCACCGCCTCCAACCTGGCCAGGGCGACAAAGCGGCCGGTTCTTCTCCTCAAGTATCAGAAGAAGGACGACGGCTTTGAGCCCTCAGTGGACTGTTCGACCATATTCAAGCGTCCCCTGGTAGCGCTGGACTTCTCGAAGTGCTCGATAAAGATAGTCAAGACCGTCAGGGAGTTTGAGGAGCTCATAGAGCGTGGAATCCTGCTTCACTCTGTGGACTACGGCAGGATTGACGAGCTTGAGCACAACATAGAGGTGGCGAAGATAAACCTCAGAAAGTCCGCCAAGGGCGTAAAGGCCCAGTTTGACGTTGAGGTTCTCGTGGGCAGTGCAAGTCAGGCGATAATAGGGACTGCCCTGGCAAAGAACGCCACACTGATAGTCATAGGCAAGAAGGGCAGAAACTTCCTGAAGGACCTGCTCCTCGGAAGCACCGCGGAAAGGGTCATGAGGGACTCAAAAGCCCCTGTGTTACTGGTGCCGTGCGATTAG
- a CDS encoding ADP-dependent ribose-1-phosphate kinase encodes MSVVRFDVVGIGNLNYDIIMLMDRFPEFHEKVNAREAFFGLGGAAANTISWLATFGLKTGYIGAVGRDEIGEAHLAYFEKLGVDTGGIKVVDVPSGVAVAMIRGEDKRIVKYPGANLMKEVNFEYLSMTRHVHLSSNPPETIVEVVNFASESGITVSLDIGEAELSPEIEEKVDYLMMNEDEYRRKFGSLDLSLCSAKNLVVTLNGGGALVRDENGNVHEVRGLSAEVVDSTGAGDAFDAGVIYGVLSGWTLEEAARLGMVLAYLTVQKVGARSAVVPLERVIEVAKETGIELPFSRP; translated from the coding sequence ATGTCTGTGGTCAGATTCGATGTGGTGGGAATTGGAAACCTCAACTACGACATCATAATGCTGATGGATCGTTTCCCGGAGTTTCACGAGAAGGTCAATGCCAGGGAGGCCTTTTTCGGCCTGGGCGGTGCCGCGGCAAACACAATAAGCTGGCTGGCCACCTTTGGATTGAAGACGGGCTACATAGGGGCCGTTGGAAGGGACGAGATTGGCGAGGCTCATCTGGCATACTTCGAAAAGCTCGGCGTGGACACCGGTGGCATAAAGGTTGTCGATGTTCCCTCGGGTGTTGCAGTGGCTATGATACGCGGCGAGGACAAGAGGATAGTGAAATATCCGGGTGCGAACCTGATGAAGGAGGTGAATTTCGAGTACCTCTCGATGACTAGACACGTTCACCTCTCCTCGAACCCTCCGGAGACCATAGTTGAGGTCGTGAACTTCGCAAGCGAAAGCGGGATAACGGTCTCCCTCGACATAGGGGAGGCGGAACTCTCTCCGGAGATAGAGGAGAAGGTGGACTACCTCATGATGAACGAGGACGAGTACAGGCGGAAGTTTGGTTCCCTCGACCTCTCGCTCTGCTCAGCTAAAAACCTCGTGGTGACCCTCAACGGTGGAGGGGCTCTGGTGAGGGACGAGAACGGAAACGTGCACGAGGTCCGAGGGCTGAGTGCGGAGGTCGTTGACTCGACCGGTGCTGGGGACGCTTTCGATGCGGGGGTTATATACGGCGTTCTCAGCGGCTGGACGCTTGAGGAAGCCGCAAGGCTCGGCATGGTACTGGCGTACCTAACCGTTCAGAAGGTCGGTGCGAGGAGCGCCGTGGTGCCGCTGGAGAGGGTCATAGAAGTCGCGAAAGAGACGGGCATCGAGCTTCCCTTCAGTAGGCCTTGA
- a CDS encoding NAD(P)/FAD-dependent oxidoreductase, translating into MKTRIAIIGAGVVGASIARVLSQYEGLEVHLIERNVDAGMGVSKANTGIIHPGHEDDPEKHPLRAKLCVEGNRLWYQWTKELRIPAKWPGELMVALEEEDIKVAEYYLELAQKNGVPGVRLVDREELLRLEPNVNPNAAGALWAPTAGVMSSPMAAVALTENAVDNGVKFHPETEVRGIKVENGEVKGVETNRGFIEADIVINAAGLYADRISAMAGIDHFTIRPRKGEYYIFDDDAGPKVRRIVHQTPTPTTKGVYVITEMNDGVMIGPTAEDLPEEAKDDTSTTREGLEFVWEMAKKLVKGLPPRSRVIRTFAGLRPEPPDGRWIIEAYDDPWGFINVAGIRSPGLTAAPAIAHYVAEELIKGKLDVKLTKKSRWNPYRNAFWFKALPREKQAELVKENPSHGRVICMCRTITEGDILDAIARMKKMGVRTITLDGVKLRTGVTGGTCQGSFCRVRIANIIARETGVPLWKVSIKGEGTEYGIGDIKVLLRGEEE; encoded by the coding sequence ATGAAAACGCGGATAGCAATAATCGGTGCCGGCGTCGTCGGGGCGTCGATAGCGCGCGTTCTCAGCCAGTATGAGGGACTTGAGGTTCATCTAATCGAGAGGAACGTCGACGCCGGGATGGGCGTCAGCAAGGCCAATACAGGCATAATCCATCCCGGACACGAGGATGACCCCGAAAAGCACCCTCTGAGGGCAAAGCTCTGCGTCGAGGGAAACAGGCTCTGGTACCAGTGGACGAAAGAGCTGAGAATTCCAGCGAAGTGGCCGGGCGAGCTCATGGTCGCACTCGAAGAGGAGGACATAAAGGTCGCCGAGTACTACCTGGAGCTTGCACAGAAAAACGGCGTTCCGGGCGTCAGGCTCGTTGACAGGGAGGAGCTTCTGAGGCTTGAGCCCAACGTCAACCCAAACGCCGCGGGAGCGCTGTGGGCACCGACAGCTGGAGTAATGTCCTCCCCGATGGCGGCCGTGGCACTCACAGAGAACGCCGTCGACAACGGTGTCAAGTTCCACCCGGAGACCGAAGTGCGGGGAATAAAGGTGGAAAACGGGGAGGTAAAGGGCGTTGAAACGAACCGGGGATTCATCGAGGCCGACATCGTCATAAACGCGGCCGGCCTATACGCGGACAGAATCTCGGCCATGGCCGGCATAGACCACTTCACAATACGTCCCAGGAAGGGCGAGTACTACATCTTCGACGACGACGCCGGGCCAAAGGTCAGGAGGATAGTGCACCAGACGCCGACCCCGACCACAAAGGGGGTCTACGTCATCACCGAGATGAACGACGGGGTGATGATAGGACCCACCGCCGAGGATCTGCCCGAGGAAGCCAAGGACGACACCTCCACAACCAGGGAGGGGCTGGAGTTCGTCTGGGAGATGGCGAAGAAGCTCGTCAAGGGGCTGCCTCCCAGGAGCAGGGTGATAAGGACCTTCGCGGGCCTGAGGCCAGAGCCCCCGGACGGCAGGTGGATAATAGAGGCCTACGACGACCCCTGGGGCTTCATAAACGTTGCAGGGATAAGGTCGCCCGGACTAACAGCCGCTCCAGCGATAGCGCACTACGTTGCTGAGGAGCTGATTAAGGGCAAGCTGGACGTAAAACTGACCAAAAAGTCCCGCTGGAACCCCTACCGGAACGCCTTCTGGTTCAAGGCCCTCCCAAGGGAGAAGCAGGCAGAGCTCGTGAAGGAGAACCCCTCCCACGGCAGGGTAATCTGCATGTGCCGCACGATAACGGAGGGGGATATACTCGACGCAATAGCCAGGATGAAGAAGATGGGCGTCAGAACAATAACCCTCGACGGCGTTAAGCTCAGGACAGGCGTCACGGGCGGAACCTGCCAGGGTTCATTCTGCAGGGTGAGGATAGCCAACATCATCGCCAGGGAAACCGGAGTCCCGCTCTGGAAGGTCAGCATCAAGGGAGAGGGCACCGAATACGGCATCGGCGACATAAAGGTTCTCCTGAGGGGTGAGGAAGAATGA
- a CDS encoding endonuclease dU, which yields MIRKVKPQIRVVGFDDGTFSFSSKLKGEKTILVGVVMKGSQEVVGVLSRWITVDGSDATDAMIDAINSSRFKDLRLILLKGITYAGFNVVDLERLHSETGLPAIVVIRKRPDMEAMEKALRKHFRDAEERIDLLRKAPPLLELIPEKLYIQAVGIDGDKASEVIRVTTRTGLLPEPLRLAHMIASAVMMGESTRE from the coding sequence ATGATAAGAAAGGTCAAGCCCCAGATCAGGGTTGTGGGTTTTGACGACGGGACGTTCTCCTTTTCTTCCAAACTCAAAGGAGAGAAGACCATCCTAGTGGGAGTCGTCATGAAAGGTTCCCAGGAGGTCGTTGGCGTTCTCTCGCGCTGGATAACCGTTGATGGGAGCGATGCAACCGATGCGATGATAGATGCTATCAACTCCTCCAGGTTCAAAGATTTGAGGCTGATTCTCCTGAAGGGCATAACCTACGCGGGCTTCAACGTCGTTGACCTGGAGAGGCTTCACTCGGAGACCGGCCTGCCGGCGATAGTTGTCATCAGAAAACGGCCGGATATGGAGGCGATGGAGAAGGCGCTGAGGAAGCACTTCAGAGATGCCGAGGAGAGGATAGACCTCCTGAGGAAAGCGCCTCCCCTTCTGGAGCTCATCCCGGAGAAGCTCTACATCCAGGCCGTGGGGATCGACGGGGACAAGGCTTCCGAGGTTATCAGGGTCACGACCCGAACTGGACTCCTCCCGGAGCCCCTCAGACTGGCACACATGATAGCGAGCGCTGTCATGATGGGAGAAAGCACACGGGAGTAG
- the cutA gene encoding divalent-cation tolerance protein CutA has translation MEMIFVYTTFPDWESAEKIVKTLLEKKLIACANLREHKAFYWWQGKIEEDTEVGAILKTSVDKWKELREAIKEMHPYTVPIIARIEVDRVNGEYAEWLEKVLS, from the coding sequence ATGGAGATGATATTCGTCTACACGACCTTCCCGGACTGGGAGAGCGCCGAGAAGATAGTAAAGACTCTCCTTGAGAAAAAGCTCATCGCCTGCGCCAACCTCAGGGAGCACAAGGCGTTCTACTGGTGGCAGGGAAAGATCGAGGAGGACACCGAAGTCGGCGCCATACTCAAGACGAGCGTCGATAAGTGGAAGGAACTGAGGGAGGCCATAAAGGAGATGCACCCCTACACCGTTCCGATAATAGCCCGCATCGAGGTCGACAGGGTGAACGGTGAGTACGCGGAGTGGCTTGAGAAGGTGCTGTCATGA
- a CDS encoding ABC transporter permease has translation MAATELRALWGVAVKSWRIFLSYKLWFISDIALGFFFVGQALLIGIGLTGERNSEALRELTGYSDYVTFAVLGFMVLGFGLTFLSGFVWSVVDELYAGTLEYSFAAPMRRITFFLGNVLTRLLLSFAYMAVYVPLFVLLFGLNFDIVAFSRAIPVLLIGAIGMVGMGMTAAGIVLYLRDPGPFISILEMLVFALSGAMYPISVLPGGLQFLARILPYAPTTEAVRRVVAYGYGAAAGEIAYLLVLSTAYGLLGYLAYKWSEKQAKTVGLKAY, from the coding sequence ATGGCGGCTACTGAGCTCAGAGCCCTCTGGGGGGTGGCCGTTAAAAGCTGGCGCATTTTCCTGAGTTACAAGCTCTGGTTCATCAGCGATATAGCCCTCGGCTTCTTCTTCGTTGGACAGGCGCTCCTCATAGGGATAGGCCTCACCGGAGAGAGAAACTCCGAGGCCCTCCGCGAGCTGACCGGCTACTCAGACTACGTAACATTCGCCGTCCTCGGCTTCATGGTTCTGGGATTCGGGCTGACGTTTCTCAGCGGTTTCGTCTGGAGCGTTGTGGATGAACTCTACGCCGGAACCCTTGAGTACTCCTTCGCCGCCCCGATGAGGAGGATAACCTTCTTCCTCGGCAACGTCCTCACGAGACTGCTCCTTTCATTCGCGTACATGGCGGTTTACGTCCCCCTGTTCGTACTCCTGTTCGGGCTGAACTTCGACATAGTGGCGTTCTCAAGGGCCATCCCGGTGCTCCTGATCGGTGCCATCGGAATGGTGGGCATGGGTATGACCGCCGCGGGGATAGTGCTCTATCTGCGGGATCCGGGGCCGTTCATAAGCATACTGGAGATGCTGGTGTTCGCGCTGAGCGGTGCGATGTACCCCATCTCGGTACTCCCCGGCGGACTTCAGTTCCTGGCCAGAATACTGCCCTACGCACCCACAACTGAGGCAGTAAGAAGAGTCGTTGCCTACGGTTACGGGGCGGCGGCAGGGGAGATAGCGTATCTTCTGGTTCTCTCAACAGCATACGGCCTTCTCGGCTACCTGGCATATAAATGGAGTGAAAAACAGGCAAAAACCGTCGGTCTCAAGGCCTACTGA
- the fbp gene encoding fructose-1,6-bisphosphate aldolase/phosphatase: protein MAVGEKITISVIKADIGGWPGHSRVHPQLVETAEEVLAKAQEEGTIIDFYVATCGDDLQLIMTHRKGVDSPEIHGLAWKAFEEATKVAKGLGLYGAGQDLLKDAFSGNIRGMGPGIAEMEITVRKSEPIVTFHMDKTEPGAFNLPIFRMFADPFNTAGLVIDPNMHMGFRFEVWNIKEHKRVILSTPEELYDLLALIGAKSRYVIKRVFPKEGHKIPKDEPVAVISTEKLYEIAGEYVGKDDPVAIVRAQSGLPALGEVLEPFAFPHLVSGWMRGSHNGPVMPVPMHMANPTRFDGPPRVVALGWQISPEGKLVGPVDLFDDPAFDGARQKAVEIAEYMRRHGPFEPHRLPMEDMEYTTLPGVLEKLKDRFEPVE, encoded by the coding sequence ATGGCAGTTGGAGAGAAGATAACGATCAGCGTTATAAAGGCCGACATCGGCGGCTGGCCGGGACATTCAAGGGTTCATCCCCAGCTCGTTGAGACTGCGGAGGAGGTTCTTGCGAAGGCTCAGGAGGAGGGCACGATAATCGACTTCTACGTTGCCACCTGTGGCGATGACCTTCAGCTCATCATGACCCACAGGAAGGGCGTTGACAGCCCCGAGATACACGGTCTCGCCTGGAAGGCCTTTGAGGAGGCCACGAAGGTCGCCAAGGGGCTCGGGCTTTATGGAGCTGGCCAAGACCTTCTGAAAGACGCGTTCAGCGGCAACATAAGGGGAATGGGCCCGGGGATAGCCGAGATGGAGATCACCGTGAGAAAGAGCGAGCCGATAGTTACCTTCCACATGGACAAGACCGAGCCCGGCGCTTTTAACCTCCCGATATTCAGGATGTTCGCTGATCCCTTCAACACAGCCGGACTGGTCATAGACCCCAACATGCACATGGGCTTCCGCTTTGAGGTATGGAACATAAAGGAGCACAAGCGTGTTATCCTCAGCACTCCCGAGGAGCTCTACGACCTCCTCGCCCTCATCGGAGCCAAGAGCCGCTACGTCATCAAGAGGGTCTTCCCCAAGGAGGGACACAAAATCCCGAAGGACGAGCCGGTCGCCGTCATAAGCACCGAAAAGCTCTACGAGATAGCCGGCGAGTACGTTGGAAAGGACGACCCGGTGGCCATCGTCAGGGCTCAGAGCGGCCTCCCGGCCCTCGGAGAGGTTCTTGAGCCCTTCGCATTCCCGCACCTTGTCAGCGGCTGGATGAGGGGTTCACACAACGGCCCGGTGATGCCTGTTCCGATGCACATGGCCAACCCGACCAGGTTCGACGGCCCGCCAAGGGTCGTTGCCCTCGGCTGGCAGATAAGCCCCGAAGGAAAGCTCGTCGGCCCGGTTGACCTCTTTGACGACCCGGCCTTCGACGGGGCCAGGCAGAAGGCCGTTGAGATCGCCGAGTACATGCGCAGACACGGCCCGTTCGAGCCCCACAGGCTCCCGATGGAGGACATGGAGTACACCACCCTTCCGGGAGTCCTGGAGAAGCTCAAGGACAGGTTCGAGCCCGTCGAGTGA
- a CDS encoding acylphosphatase gives MERVRAHLRIYGRVQGVGFRWSMQREARKLGLSGWVRNLPDGTVEAVVEGDPERVETLIGWAHQGPPLARVTRVEVKWEEPEGLEGFRVTG, from the coding sequence ATGGAGCGGGTGAGGGCTCACCTTAGAATCTACGGACGCGTTCAGGGTGTTGGCTTCAGGTGGAGCATGCAGAGAGAAGCGAGAAAGCTCGGCCTCAGCGGATGGGTGAGGAACCTTCCGGACGGAACGGTTGAGGCCGTTGTCGAGGGCGACCCGGAAAGGGTTGAGACGCTCATTGGCTGGGCCCACCAGGGGCCGCCGCTGGCGCGGGTAACGCGCGTCGAGGTAAAATGGGAAGAACCGGAGGGACTGGAGGGTTTTAGGGTCACGGGATAG
- a CDS encoding ABC transporter permease codes for MFFRYPLRVISSILVGIVFLLQFVYFGQAVLGGRYSALLEASTGMGDYPTYALIGYVLWWVSVSPIEAYVWGVRRELQRGTFETNVLSPAGLISLLFGLSLSWLLMDSILMAIVFVMGAIIFKIPITAVIVLKSMPAIAASLLAFLGFGFVFAGLVMLLKNIGPFAQIFEFAMLFLSGVFFPLTVMPAPIRTLSHLFPLTHSARIVRALFAGEGYSAVSGSVAWLLLLIPAYWAIGYLLFRWAERTTRVIGYGGY; via the coding sequence ATGTTCTTCCGCTACCCCCTAAGGGTCATAAGCTCGATCCTCGTGGGGATAGTCTTCCTCCTCCAGTTCGTCTACTTCGGACAGGCGGTTCTGGGGGGCAGATACTCGGCCCTGCTTGAGGCCTCCACGGGGATGGGAGACTATCCAACCTATGCACTCATAGGCTACGTCCTCTGGTGGGTCTCGGTTTCACCGATAGAAGCCTACGTCTGGGGCGTCAGGAGGGAGCTCCAGAGGGGGACATTTGAAACCAACGTCCTGTCCCCGGCAGGGCTTATCAGCCTGCTCTTCGGGCTCTCGCTGAGCTGGCTCCTCATGGATTCCATCCTCATGGCGATAGTCTTTGTCATGGGGGCGATAATCTTCAAAATCCCCATAACCGCGGTCATCGTTCTGAAGTCCATGCCGGCTATAGCGGCGTCGCTTCTGGCGTTTTTGGGCTTCGGCTTTGTATTTGCCGGCTTGGTTATGCTCCTGAAGAACATCGGGCCGTTCGCCCAGATATTTGAGTTCGCAATGCTGTTCCTGTCCGGCGTCTTCTTCCCCCTCACTGTAATGCCAGCGCCCATCCGGACTCTATCCCATCTGTTCCCGCTGACCCATTCGGCACGAATCGTCAGGGCACTCTTTGCAGGCGAGGGGTATTCCGCAGTCTCAGGCTCCGTGGCGTGGCTGTTGCTCCTGATACCCGCTTACTGGGCCATCGGCTACCTGCTCTTCCGGTGGGCGGAGAGAACGACGAGGGTGATAGGGTATGGCGGCTACTGA